A stretch of the Sphingobacterium thalpophilum genome encodes the following:
- a CDS encoding RagB/SusD family nutrient uptake outer membrane protein: protein MKRIVSILCVACLLTTGSCKKFLDLPSQSDYDSNNIFENADRVEMALLGAYTSVFNTELYYQLGMGTDECFSTEGETNSKNQVSNYVYTPATSPSSTYTAMYSGVEQANVLIKNIPLMQPQTEAEKRKLDMLLGESLAIRAKNMLNVVRYFGDVPFPRIPVVDAGSFTSSRVSRDTILEGCIEDLQKAITLLPWKSESGLSVERISKNSAYGLLARTALYAAGYSLRWDLNSYSASSVQLSKRSDQARIQQLYQIARDACKAVVERGENSLIDYETIFRNVINGKYDNESMLEYGQKGADRNDAQIGYTNGFFSHTNSFYGKAQPAMAAFPTYYFEFEEGDSRRDVAIATYSITADSKHQMNTYASNTIGKFRVNWKSEKGIAVNKRDINWIELRYADILLMYAEAENEINQGPTATAKDMYEQVRLRAFKNDKSKIGLTPSSYQGFREALIQERKLELGFEGWRRTDLIRWGILFEKLTQTKQDLLDLASHTGKYANIDLFRAYRMTAANTFNDPLVAQEFISFKEIPDASKRAELTDQGYTLLDMYSNQSIFFANALTPTATWVNNIFRGLEKNKVEILPLSTSTIDNNPGLTGQQHPLY from the coding sequence ATGAAAAGAATAGTCAGCATCTTATGCGTGGCCTGCTTGTTGACAACAGGATCATGCAAGAAATTTTTGGATCTTCCTTCTCAAAGCGATTACGATAGCAATAATATTTTTGAGAATGCGGATCGTGTTGAAATGGCTTTACTGGGGGCTTATACCAGTGTGTTTAACACTGAATTGTACTATCAACTCGGTATGGGCACAGATGAATGTTTTTCAACTGAGGGTGAGACCAACTCAAAGAATCAGGTTTCCAATTATGTTTATACGCCGGCAACAAGTCCATCGTCGACTTATACAGCCATGTACTCCGGTGTTGAACAAGCTAATGTGTTAATTAAAAATATTCCGTTGATGCAGCCTCAGACGGAGGCTGAAAAGCGTAAATTGGATATGCTACTTGGGGAATCGCTGGCGATACGTGCCAAGAATATGTTGAATGTGGTACGTTATTTTGGCGATGTTCCTTTTCCACGTATTCCCGTCGTCGATGCGGGAAGCTTTACTTCTTCACGCGTTAGCCGTGACACTATTTTGGAGGGTTGTATCGAAGATTTACAAAAGGCAATTACTTTACTCCCATGGAAAAGCGAGTCCGGTCTATCGGTAGAACGTATTTCAAAGAATTCGGCCTATGGACTATTGGCACGTACGGCTTTATATGCGGCAGGATACTCCCTACGATGGGATTTAAACTCGTATTCAGCAAGTAGCGTCCAGCTGAGCAAACGCTCGGATCAGGCTAGGATACAACAGTTATATCAAATTGCCCGAGATGCCTGCAAAGCTGTTGTAGAAAGGGGAGAAAATAGTTTGATCGACTACGAAACAATATTCAGGAATGTCATCAATGGCAAGTACGATAATGAATCGATGTTGGAATATGGTCAAAAGGGCGCAGATCGTAACGATGCACAGATTGGGTATACAAATGGTTTTTTTTCTCATACAAATTCTTTTTATGGCAAAGCGCAACCGGCAATGGCCGCATTTCCGACATATTATTTCGAATTTGAGGAAGGCGACAGCCGTCGTGACGTTGCAATTGCAACATACTCAATCACCGCGGACAGTAAACACCAAATGAATACTTATGCGAGCAACACAATAGGTAAGTTCCGTGTCAACTGGAAATCGGAGAAAGGCATTGCTGTAAACAAACGAGATATTAATTGGATCGAATTGCGGTATGCGGATATCCTGTTGATGTATGCGGAGGCGGAAAATGAAATCAATCAGGGACCAACGGCAACAGCGAAAGATATGTATGAGCAGGTTCGTTTACGTGCTTTTAAAAACGATAAAAGTAAAATCGGACTGACACCAAGCTCCTACCAAGGGTTTAGGGAAGCTCTTATTCAAGAACGTAAGCTTGAGTTGGGCTTTGAAGGATGGCGGCGGACTGATTTGATACGATGGGGAATTTTATTCGAGAAGTTGACCCAGACGAAGCAAGACCTATTGGACCTTGCTTCACATACAGGAAAATATGCAAATATAGATCTCTTTCGGGCATATAGAATGACAGCGGCCAATACCTTTAATGATCCTCTGGTTGCTCAAGAGTTTATTTCATTTAAAGAGATTCCCGATGCTTCAAAAAGGGCAGAGCTAACAGACCAAGGGTATACACTCCTGGATATGTATAGTAACCAGTCGATCTTCTTTGCCAATGCATTGACGCCAACAGCGACTTGGGTAAATAATATTTTTAGGGGCTTAGAAAAAAATAAAGTGGAGATACTGCCGTTAAGTACCTCAACAATTGATAATAATCCGGGGCTTACAGGCCAACAGCATCCACTTTATTAA
- a CDS encoding glycoside hydrolase family 88/105 protein, protein MIFRQITLIVFLVVSALTITAQPMYQQFADAEMKRFPEAWQLDHGKRLYFGYAQGLGCLAMLKVFEKTGDKKYFNYVEKWADTLINEKGQIHLYELSTYNVDYINPGKILFELYEKTKKEKYRLAIESLAHQLKYQPTTLEGAYWHKLIYPHQVWLDGVYMTAPFLTKYAKMVGDDRYYDKAVDEILITAKHTFDAATGLYYHAWDESKKQAWANPQTGQSPNFWGRSIGWYYMAVIDVLDDLPARHPRRPALIQLLQSLAESLARYQDQEGLWWQVIDQPQRERNYQEASVNSMLLYAYAKGIHKKYLQESYRTLVDRLYRGIRKKLLKRENGAWTLIQCNAVAGLGGSPYRDGSYDYYVGERVRKNDTKATGPFIMGCIEAGF, encoded by the coding sequence ATGATATTCCGACAAATAACCTTAATAGTATTTCTAGTGGTCAGTGCGCTAACCATAACAGCACAGCCCATGTACCAGCAGTTTGCAGATGCAGAAATGAAACGTTTCCCTGAAGCTTGGCAATTAGATCACGGCAAACGGCTTTATTTCGGTTATGCGCAAGGCTTAGGTTGTCTTGCCATGTTAAAGGTTTTCGAAAAGACAGGAGATAAAAAATACTTCAACTATGTGGAAAAATGGGCCGATACTTTAATCAATGAGAAGGGGCAAATCCACTTATATGAGCTCAGTACGTATAACGTGGACTATATCAACCCGGGAAAAATATTATTTGAACTTTATGAAAAGACCAAAAAGGAAAAATATAGACTGGCTATAGAATCATTGGCGCATCAACTGAAGTATCAGCCGACTACGCTTGAGGGCGCTTACTGGCACAAATTGATTTACCCCCATCAGGTCTGGCTCGACGGCGTTTATATGACTGCACCATTTTTGACAAAGTACGCTAAAATGGTTGGCGATGACCGCTATTACGATAAGGCTGTCGACGAGATTCTGATTACGGCCAAACATACCTTTGATGCGGCGACCGGATTATATTACCACGCGTGGGATGAAAGTAAGAAGCAGGCCTGGGCAAATCCGCAGACGGGGCAGTCTCCCAATTTTTGGGGAAGAAGCATCGGCTGGTATTATATGGCGGTCATTGATGTGCTGGATGATCTCCCCGCGCGTCATCCAAGAAGACCTGCGCTAATTCAATTGCTGCAGTCCCTGGCGGAGAGTCTGGCGAGATATCAAGATCAAGAGGGCCTGTGGTGGCAGGTCATTGACCAGCCGCAGCGCGAGAGAAATTATCAGGAGGCGTCGGTAAACAGCATGTTGCTATACGCTTATGCCAAAGGTATCCATAAAAAGTATCTGCAGGAGAGCTACCGTACTCTGGTGGATCGATTATATCGTGGTATTCGAAAAAAATTATTGAAACGTGAAAATGGAGCTTGGACATTGATCCAATGTAACGCTGTGGCTGGATTGGGCGGAAGTCCCTACCGTGATGGTAGCTATGACTACTATGTCGGTGAGCGGGTCCGGAAGAATGATACCAAGGCAACCGGTCCATTTATCATGGGCTGTATAGAAGCAGGTTTTTGA
- a CDS encoding GntR family transcriptional regulator codes for MTSSVNQFLKTLEISDFSATPKYLQLANTIIDAVKNETLVRNDMLPSINELSAYLEISRDTVEKAYRYLKKNEIIASNPGKGYYVNKTDVQSKLKIALFLNKLSAHKKIVYDSFARELGDFANLDLFVYNSDLSYLNNLLGSLTKTYDYYVLFPHFKEGRDKAPDIIRKIPAEKLMLLGKFIEDVPGDFPAVYENYERDIYNALEEANEVLSKYKSLKLVFPDYSDFPKAIIKGFYKFCQQFAFEHELVSDIDEEKVEKGTCYINIIEDDLVKLLNKVIQNKLVIGKDVGIISYNETPLKKFILNGITTISTDFEMMGRLAAELIMNKSKERVEVPFYLKLRPSV; via the coding sequence ATGACCAGTTCCGTAAATCAATTTTTAAAAACCCTGGAAATTAGTGACTTCTCTGCTACTCCAAAGTATTTGCAGCTGGCAAATACAATTATTGATGCTGTAAAAAATGAAACATTGGTTCGGAATGACATGCTGCCCTCCATTAACGAACTGAGTGCATACCTTGAGATATCCCGCGATACGGTCGAAAAGGCTTACCGTTATCTAAAGAAAAATGAGATTATTGCTTCAAATCCGGGGAAGGGCTATTATGTGAATAAGACCGACGTCCAGTCAAAACTTAAGATTGCGCTTTTCCTCAACAAACTGAGTGCCCATAAAAAAATAGTTTACGACTCTTTTGCGAGGGAACTGGGTGATTTTGCCAACCTGGATCTTTTTGTTTATAATTCGGATCTATCATATCTGAATAACCTTTTGGGCAGCCTGACCAAAACTTATGATTACTACGTGCTGTTTCCACATTTTAAAGAAGGAAGGGATAAAGCTCCGGACATCATCCGCAAGATCCCAGCAGAAAAATTGATGCTATTGGGTAAATTTATCGAGGATGTGCCCGGCGATTTTCCAGCAGTATATGAAAATTATGAACGGGATATTTACAATGCTCTGGAGGAGGCAAACGAGGTGCTGAGTAAGTATAAAAGCTTAAAGCTGGTATTTCCCGACTATAGTGATTTCCCAAAAGCTATTATCAAAGGCTTTTATAAGTTTTGCCAGCAATTTGCTTTTGAACATGAGTTAGTATCGGACATCGATGAGGAAAAAGTGGAGAAAGGCACCTGTTATATCAATATTATTGAAGACGATCTGGTGAAGCTGCTGAATAAGGTGATTCAAAATAAATTGGTCATCGGCAAGGATGTAGGGATCATCTCCTACAATGAAACCCCCTTGAAGAAATTCATATTAAATGGTATTACGACGATATCTACTGATTTTGAGATGATGGGGAGACTAGCTGCAGAATTGATTATGAACAAATCGAAAGAACGGGTCGAGGTACCATTCTACCTAAAGTTAAGACCTTCAGTCTGA
- a CDS encoding DUF4136 domain-containing protein, which yields MKKILLFLVLCVALASCSSYQYNTTRVEKMDFTPFKTYAWLPPVDSLSKSYFDNDIAKTNILDAANAALEAKGLQYTKDNPDLLFRYIAIVNNKSRLVYGSAYYGWGGPWGWYRPWFSPYFYGGGYYPVAKERYRYGHLIIEAIDRKTNSVIWQARGSGDVDNPEKAINNISKVATGVIDLFPVKTLKK from the coding sequence ATGAAGAAGATTCTTTTATTTTTGGTGCTCTGCGTTGCACTGGCATCATGTTCATCTTACCAATACAATACTACGCGGGTAGAAAAGATGGATTTTACACCGTTCAAAACGTATGCTTGGTTACCTCCTGTTGACTCGCTTTCAAAATCCTATTTTGACAATGATATTGCCAAAACGAATATTTTGGATGCGGCCAACGCTGCTTTAGAGGCGAAGGGACTTCAGTATACAAAAGATAATCCGGACCTTCTATTCCGTTACATTGCTATTGTCAACAACAAAAGCCGTCTTGTATACGGAAGTGCATATTACGGATGGGGCGGCCCCTGGGGTTGGTACCGGCCATGGTTTTCACCTTATTTTTATGGCGGCGGATATTACCCTGTGGCAAAAGAACGCTACCGCTATGGCCACCTGATCATCGAAGCCATAGACCGCAAGACCAATTCCGTGATCTGGCAGGCCCGTGGCTCGGGAGACGTTGATAACCCAGAAAAAGCAATCAATAACATCAGTAAAGTAGCAACCGGCGTGATTGATCTTTTCCCTGTAAAAACATTAAAGAAATAA
- a CDS encoding NAD+ synthase: MKIALAQLNYHIGNFEANTANIIHAIEQARSAAADLIIFAELAIGGYPAKDFLRSKVFRRQCDEAIQQIASHCQDIACIIGAPVKNSDPEGKELYNTAIFIEDGAVRNIVKKGLLPDYDVFDEYRYFEPNKRFHCIELKGVKIALTVCEDLWDDDEGGNSYVGNPMAELQQENPDLLINIAASPFSYTHFDKRVTVLAQQVKKSKRPLIYVNQVGAHMDIIFDGRSMALNNEGGKIAELKRFEEDLQYVTYHQRNITSTTASVKDAVSDIALIHDALILGLRDYFQKSGFRRAVLGLSGGLDSALVAALACEALDADNVLAVLMPSVYSSDHSIKDALDLVNNTRCQHHIVPIKAIAAAYEDSLSPLFEGLQPDTTEENIQARARAVILMAISNKFGHILLNTSNKSEAAVGYGTLYGDMAGSISVIGDVYKSKAYELARYINRERIIIPVNTIEKAPSAELRPDQKDSDSLPEYELLDSILFELIENEKTGSEVVAMGFEKSLVERVSKLVNNAEFKRFQAPPILRVTPKAFGTGRQIPLVAKYPY, encoded by the coding sequence ATGAAAATAGCTTTAGCACAATTAAATTACCACATTGGCAATTTTGAAGCAAATACCGCAAACATCATACATGCTATCGAACAGGCCAGATCAGCAGCCGCCGATCTGATCATATTTGCCGAACTGGCGATCGGCGGATATCCTGCCAAGGATTTCTTAAGAAGTAAGGTATTTAGACGTCAATGTGATGAAGCTATCCAGCAAATCGCCAGCCACTGTCAGGATATAGCCTGCATCATTGGTGCTCCCGTGAAAAATAGCGATCCTGAAGGTAAGGAACTGTACAATACTGCCATTTTTATTGAAGATGGTGCCGTCCGAAATATTGTTAAAAAGGGGCTTCTCCCAGACTACGATGTTTTTGATGAATATCGCTACTTCGAGCCAAACAAGCGCTTCCACTGTATCGAACTGAAAGGCGTAAAGATTGCGCTGACTGTTTGCGAGGACCTTTGGGATGACGATGAGGGCGGCAATTCCTATGTTGGCAATCCCATGGCCGAACTACAGCAGGAAAACCCCGATCTGCTGATCAATATTGCGGCCTCCCCATTTTCCTATACACATTTTGATAAACGGGTGACAGTACTCGCGCAACAGGTTAAAAAGTCTAAACGGCCCCTGATTTATGTTAATCAGGTGGGGGCACATATGGATATTATTTTTGATGGCCGCTCAATGGCCCTGAATAACGAAGGAGGAAAAATAGCTGAACTAAAACGATTTGAAGAAGATCTTCAATACGTCACTTATCATCAGCGCAATATTACGTCGACAACAGCTTCGGTCAAGGATGCGGTATCCGATATTGCACTGATCCATGATGCCCTGATTTTGGGACTTCGAGATTATTTTCAAAAATCCGGATTCAGACGAGCCGTGCTGGGATTGTCGGGAGGGCTGGATTCTGCCTTGGTCGCTGCACTGGCCTGTGAAGCCCTTGATGCGGACAACGTCCTGGCCGTTCTGATGCCCTCCGTATATTCTTCGGATCATTCGATCAAAGATGCGCTGGATCTGGTTAATAATACACGCTGCCAACATCATATTGTCCCTATCAAAGCTATTGCAGCGGCATACGAAGACAGCCTGTCTCCTCTTTTTGAGGGGCTGCAGCCTGACACAACCGAAGAAAATATTCAGGCCCGTGCAAGGGCTGTGATCCTGATGGCCATCTCCAACAAGTTTGGCCATATTCTGCTCAATACATCGAATAAAAGTGAAGCCGCCGTGGGATACGGCACCCTTTACGGCGATATGGCCGGTTCCATTTCTGTCATTGGCGATGTTTACAAATCCAAGGCCTACGAATTAGCCCGTTATATCAACCGGGAACGTATCATCATCCCCGTCAATACGATTGAAAAAGCACCTTCGGCGGAATTGCGTCCCGACCAAAAGGACTCGGACTCGCTGCCCGAATATGAATTGCTCGACAGCATCTTATTTGAATTGATTGAAAATGAGAAGACAGGATCAGAAGTTGTAGCAATGGGATTTGAAAAATCGTTAGTAGAAAGAGTAAGCAAGCTTGTTAATAATGCGGAGTTTAAGCGCTTTCAGGCGCCCCCAATTCTGCGAGTTACCCCAAAAGCATTTGGTACGGGAAGACAAATCCCCTTAGTGGCAAAATATCCGTATTAA
- a CDS encoding FKBP-type peptidyl-prolyl cis-trans isomerase, whose protein sequence is MKNLLSTLLVGLTLASIFFASCNKDNFDYDAWEKEQLEKQRIQDSINKKRIEEQYPIIKEYVAGNQLQNVQYVDSLGIAYQLLAAGEETSYSYSFNSSGGIIAPDVIVKYIGKLVPSGTVFQQTEEGKTAELNLSQVIQAWKIAFIPKSISYNGKDIPVGGLTLTGLKKGSKIRIIAPSPFGYGDTGKQGSSSSSVSIPAKTPLDFTIEVVDIKNR, encoded by the coding sequence ATGAAAAACTTACTATCTACTCTATTAGTTGGACTAACCCTAGCTTCTATCTTTTTTGCTAGTTGTAACAAAGACAATTTTGACTACGATGCCTGGGAAAAAGAACAACTCGAAAAACAACGTATCCAGGATTCTATCAACAAAAAGCGTATCGAAGAACAATATCCCATCATCAAAGAATATGTAGCAGGCAACCAGCTTCAAAATGTTCAATATGTTGATTCACTGGGGATCGCTTACCAACTTCTGGCAGCTGGAGAGGAGACTTCCTATAGCTATTCCTTTAATTCCAGCGGGGGAATAATCGCTCCTGATGTCATTGTAAAATATATTGGCAAACTGGTGCCTAGCGGAACTGTATTCCAACAGACGGAGGAGGGAAAAACAGCTGAATTAAACTTATCTCAAGTAATCCAAGCTTGGAAGATTGCCTTCATTCCAAAATCAATTTCTTATAATGGTAAAGACATACCAGTGGGGGGCCTCACGCTGACAGGTCTGAAAAAAGGGTCTAAAATTCGGATCATCGCCCCTTCTCCTTTCGGCTACGGAGACACAGGAAAACAAGGTTCATCTTCTTCAAGTGTTTCGATTCCTGCTAAGACACCATTAGATTTTACGATAGAGGTTGTTGATATCAAAAACAGATAA
- a CDS encoding FKBP-type peptidyl-prolyl cis-trans isomerase: protein MKNITKFLMAFLCLGMIFASCSKGDDINWDELEEKARQEQIRRYKTKKEQALQIKTYAEAEFTNPKFSSDSTGIWYEVINEGTGDAYDYTIPAKVSVNYKGELMNETVFAATKEGTPANYANLGYTFNETTQGQFLGSCWYFAFLPASVNKNGIEQKIYGLLEKGLKKGSKIRFITPSIWGFDNREYKIGDGPTIPANSPLIYTIEVVSIEKATN, encoded by the coding sequence ATGAAAAATATCACGAAATTTTTGATGGCGTTTTTGTGCCTGGGGATGATTTTTGCATCTTGTAGTAAGGGAGATGATATCAACTGGGATGAACTAGAAGAAAAAGCAAGACAGGAACAAATCCGGAGATATAAGACGAAAAAAGAACAGGCTTTGCAAATAAAAACCTATGCTGAAGCAGAATTTACCAACCCGAAATTCTCTTCTGACTCTACTGGCATATGGTATGAAGTTATTAATGAAGGTACGGGAGACGCATATGATTATACAATACCGGCAAAGGTCAGTGTCAATTACAAAGGCGAATTAATGAATGAAACTGTCTTTGCAGCAACAAAAGAAGGAACGCCTGCTAACTATGCTAATTTGGGCTATACTTTTAATGAAACTACCCAAGGTCAGTTCCTTGGCAGTTGTTGGTACTTTGCATTTCTTCCTGCATCCGTTAATAAAAACGGAATAGAGCAAAAAATATATGGATTATTGGAAAAAGGCCTGAAAAAAGGGTCTAAAATTCGATTTATCACACCTTCCATCTGGGGATTTGATAATAGAGAATATAAAATCGGTGATGGCCCAACAATTCCTGCTAACTCTCCGTTGATATATACCATCGAAGTAGTGAGTATCGAGAAAGCTACAAACTAA
- a CDS encoding DUF255 domain-containing protein: MKYKWKGSFLLIMLFYPLLHFGQERINWVSFEQLDSLMAVAPRETLLFIHTDWCSYCRKMEQEVFTKAEIVSRINSLYYAVKLDAESTQRITFDQSIWKPAWNGKRKGQYHPLALQLLHGRKMVFPSLFRFDRDFRLKNLQQKYLNSKQLNDFLE; the protein is encoded by the coding sequence ATGAAATATAAATGGAAAGGCAGCTTCCTGTTGATCATGTTGTTTTATCCGCTCCTGCACTTTGGTCAGGAGCGGATAAATTGGGTCAGCTTTGAACAGCTGGACTCTTTAATGGCTGTTGCACCACGCGAGACTCTTCTTTTTATACACACTGACTGGTGTAGTTACTGCAGGAAAATGGAGCAGGAGGTGTTTACAAAAGCAGAGATCGTATCGCGTATCAACAGCTTGTACTATGCCGTAAAGCTCGATGCGGAATCCACACAGCGTATCACTTTTGATCAGAGTATCTGGAAGCCGGCATGGAATGGGAAAAGAAAAGGACAATATCATCCCTTAGCATTACAATTATTACACGGGCGAAAGATGGTCTTTCCCAGCCTATTTCGGTTTGACCGCGACTTCCGTTTAAAAAATTTACAACAAAAATACCTGAATTCAAAACAGTTGAATGATTTTTTAGAATAA
- a CDS encoding TonB-dependent receptor plug domain-containing protein produces the protein MLKQYTLLASLLAGTSTIYAQTPLEGHLFNRSREPIPSGTVTVKNSKSVTSSDTAGHFKFNAITGAKITLNISAVGYRSLTKVIAMDTIKSPVQIQLEEDNLNLDEVVVSATRYGVKRKDAPVVVNVIGPKLFNATQSVAMSETLNYQPGVRVENNCQNCGFSQVRLNGLEGPYSQILINSRAVFSALNSVYGLDQIPTSMIDRIEVVRSGGSALFGANAIAGTINIITKDPVENDWQVKSTNSLIDGKSWDNTVDFNTSLVAEDLKTGATFYGMHRNRQSYDANGDGFSEITKLRNTTFGTKVFYKPSDLDKITVDFSTVNEFRRGGDQLDKVPHLTQITEQLQTSSVVGGITYDHYSEDYKHKLSAYGSVQKTVRDSYYGGLGGGSTLADSTLASNAYGKTDDIALVAGSQYTYNFERDVFTAGVEFSYNDTQDEIAGYNRTIDQRSKGLGSYAQYEWKPFATLKTLIGARYDYTYVDGKYSLAGINRNSDQRFGTFSPRLTILYDISKDLQFRGGYARGFRAPQAFNEDMHVTSIGGNQVFVLIGENLKTEYSNAYTGSFSYNKNFGNVQTSMLVEGFYTDLNNQFVNVMASEKDGLIIQEMQNGEGARVYGSNIEINVAPSSWLTFQAGGTVQRSRYKREQLIYEGKTESQDIWTKKYVRTPNIYGYMNSNLKATKRLAVDLTGVYTGKMIVPHIQDDIMTLKDARDFVELNLRLGYTLPIHKHFSIEIFGGVQNMFNAFQKDFDKGPLRDSDYIYGPTRPRTYTFGLRVGHFH, from the coding sequence ATGTTAAAGCAATACACGTTACTCGCTAGCTTACTGGCTGGTACATCCACAATATATGCACAAACACCCCTAGAAGGCCATCTATTCAACAGAAGTCGTGAGCCCATTCCATCGGGCACTGTGACGGTCAAAAATAGCAAATCCGTCACGTCATCAGATACCGCGGGACACTTTAAATTTAATGCGATTACAGGCGCGAAAATCACGTTAAACATCTCGGCGGTAGGTTACCGGTCATTGACGAAGGTCATTGCCATGGACACCATAAAATCACCGGTACAGATCCAGTTGGAAGAAGACAACCTGAACCTGGATGAGGTCGTCGTTTCGGCTACCCGCTACGGTGTCAAACGTAAAGACGCCCCTGTGGTGGTAAACGTGATCGGTCCTAAGCTATTCAACGCGACACAGTCTGTCGCCATGTCCGAAACCTTGAACTACCAGCCCGGTGTACGGGTGGAAAACAACTGTCAGAACTGCGGATTCTCACAAGTGCGGCTAAATGGCCTGGAAGGTCCTTATTCACAGATTCTGATCAATAGCAGAGCTGTTTTCTCGGCCTTGAATAGTGTATACGGCTTAGATCAGATACCGACCAGCATGATTGACCGGATTGAAGTGGTTCGAAGCGGTGGCTCAGCCCTGTTCGGTGCCAACGCCATTGCGGGAACCATCAATATCATCACCAAAGATCCTGTCGAGAATGACTGGCAGGTAAAATCCACCAACTCCCTGATCGACGGAAAAAGCTGGGACAACACTGTGGACTTCAACACCTCACTGGTGGCGGAGGACCTCAAAACCGGCGCCACATTTTATGGTATGCACCGTAATAGGCAATCTTATGATGCCAATGGAGATGGCTTCTCAGAGATTACCAAACTGCGTAACACGACTTTTGGCACCAAAGTATTCTATAAACCCAGTGATCTGGATAAAATCACAGTTGATTTTAGTACAGTCAATGAGTTCCGCCGGGGCGGTGATCAGCTGGACAAAGTCCCGCACCTTACGCAGATTACCGAACAGTTACAGACTAGTTCTGTCGTAGGTGGTATAACCTATGATCATTATTCCGAAGATTATAAACATAAACTGTCCGCATATGGATCTGTACAGAAGACCGTGCGCGACAGTTATTACGGCGGACTAGGCGGTGGCTCAACGTTGGCAGACAGCACCCTGGCTTCAAATGCTTATGGTAAAACGGACGACATAGCCCTCGTTGCTGGAAGCCAGTACACGTATAATTTCGAACGGGACGTATTCACAGCAGGTGTCGAGTTTTCCTACAACGACACACAGGATGAAATCGCTGGTTACAACAGAACCATCGACCAGCGGAGCAAAGGGCTGGGCAGCTATGCTCAATACGAGTGGAAGCCCTTTGCGACATTAAAAACCTTGATCGGTGCCCGCTATGACTATACCTACGTCGACGGTAAATATAGTCTGGCAGGAATAAACCGCAATTCAGATCAACGCTTTGGAACATTCAGTCCACGCCTGACCATACTCTACGACATCAGCAAAGATCTGCAGTTCAGAGGAGGTTATGCCCGCGGCTTCCGAGCTCCACAGGCATTTAATGAAGATATGCACGTCACCTCCATCGGCGGCAACCAGGTATTTGTGCTGATCGGCGAAAACCTGAAAACAGAATACTCCAACGCTTATACCGGATCTTTCAGTTACAACAAAAACTTTGGAAATGTACAGACCAGTATGCTGGTCGAGGGTTTCTATACCGATCTCAACAACCAGTTTGTCAATGTCATGGCTTCAGAGAAAGACGGCCTGATTATCCAGGAAATGCAGAACGGCGAAGGCGCACGCGTATATGGCTCGAATATAGAAATCAATGTGGCTCCCTCATCCTGGCTGACCTTTCAGGCTGGCGGTACCGTACAACGCTCGCGTTATAAGCGTGAGCAGCTTATCTATGAAGGCAAAACAGAATCCCAGGATATCTGGACAAAAAAATATGTCCGGACTCCCAATATCTATGGCTATATGAACAGCAATCTCAAAGCCACCAAACGTCTGGCAGTGGATCTAACCGGTGTATATACCGGTAAAATGATCGTCCCACATATCCAAGATGACATCATGACGCTCAAAGATGCGCGTGATTTTGTTGAACTGAATCTGCGTCTCGGTTATACCTTGCCCATACACAAGCATTTCAGTATCGAGATTTTTGGCGGCGTACAGAACATGTTTAATGCGTTTCAAAAAGATTTTGATAAAGGCCCCTTACGCGACTCCGATTACATATATGGACCTACGCGCCCGCGTACCTATACATTCGGCCTTCGGGTAGGCCACTTTCATTAA
- the panD gene encoding aspartate 1-decarboxylase, whose translation MVIEVMKSKIHRVKVTQAELNYVGSITIDEDLMDAANIIANEKVQIVNNNNGARLETYVIPGQRGSGIICLNGAAARLVQVGDIVIIISYATMDFEEAKQFKPSVVFPDDNNHLIR comes from the coding sequence ATGGTTATAGAAGTAATGAAATCCAAGATTCACCGCGTGAAAGTTACACAAGCGGAATTGAATTATGTGGGTAGTATCACAATAGATGAAGATTTGATGGATGCCGCAAATATCATCGCCAACGAAAAGGTCCAGATTGTGAACAATAACAACGGCGCCCGTCTGGAAACGTATGTGATCCCCGGACAACGTGGTTCGGGAATCATCTGCCTCAATGGTGCAGCAGCGCGCCTGGTTCAAGTCGGCGATATCGTTATCATCATTTCCTACGCTACAATGGATTTTGAGGAGGCCAAGCAATTTAAGCCTTCCGTCGTATTTCCGGACGACAACAACCACTTAATTAGATAA